One genomic segment of Novisyntrophococcus fermenticellae includes these proteins:
- a CDS encoding MORN repeat-containing protein — translation MVFKEITKKVLKVSGFILLLFFLTGLLDSYFSPSRYALSEVTENGFNKVELSSGTYLGEEEKGLFSGNGQFQFLDGVKYAGSWKNSKMNGDGSCSYPGIGTYQGSYKKTVRSGDGTFTWENGDSYKGSWSDDAMSEGTYTLANGTAYVGTFANGKVNEGQLIYQPPQDSEIAELTIIVSDGTASHLSYKLTNGFSYNGDFNGSGNADITYANGDTYSGQVKNGMKDGSGVYHWMQNGTATAYYKGSWIQDHMNGSGAYFYENKEYPNLSGNFENDHPTGDCNYAKEKGNNFTASFENGRCVRVKEE, via the coding sequence ATGGTTTTTAAAGAAATTACAAAAAAGGTTTTGAAGGTAAGCGGATTTATTTTGCTGCTTTTCTTTCTTACAGGACTTTTGGACAGCTATTTCTCGCCTTCGAGGTATGCATTGTCTGAAGTGACAGAAAATGGATTTAATAAAGTCGAACTCAGTAGCGGAACCTATCTTGGAGAGGAAGAGAAAGGCTTGTTTTCCGGAAACGGACAGTTCCAGTTCCTTGACGGAGTAAAATATGCAGGAAGCTGGAAGAATTCAAAGATGAATGGTGATGGCTCCTGCAGTTATCCAGGGATAGGAACTTATCAGGGTAGTTATAAAAAAACAGTTCGAAGCGGGGATGGAACATTTACATGGGAAAATGGAGATTCCTATAAAGGCAGTTGGTCAGATGATGCCATGTCTGAGGGAACTTATACACTCGCCAACGGCACTGCATATGTTGGGACATTTGCCAATGGCAAGGTAAATGAGGGACAGCTGATTTATCAGCCACCCCAAGACTCAGAAATTGCTGAATTAACTATAATAGTATCAGACGGAACAGCCAGCCATCTCTCATATAAACTTACAAATGGATTTTCCTATAACGGGGATTTCAATGGAAGCGGTAATGCAGATATCACTTATGCAAATGGTGACACTTATTCAGGACAGGTTAAAAATGGAATGAAAGACGGATCAGGGGTTTACCATTGGATGCAGAACGGAACAGCAACGGCTTATTATAAGGGCTCCTGGATTCAGGATCATATGAACGGAAGCGGAGCCTATTTTTATGAAAATAAAGAATATCCGAACCTGTCCGGAAATTTTGAAAATGACCACCCGACCGGTGATTGTAACTATGCAAAAGAAAAAGGCAACAATTTCACGGCATCTTTTGAGAATGGCCGTTGTGTCAGAGTAAAAGAAGAATAG
- the hxsC gene encoding His-Xaa-Ser system radical SAM maturase HxsC codes for MECYLRNYHLGYRQGFVNRGNFVTDQAGEVITIRDHKIVFGSDQTVFEPDSRAYDRISECNDGDIVNISENGEFYRQFNAFEGDATIFMGGNCNSNCTMCPSSNYERHQKYSNNSDELLNFIDMLPQNLPHFVVTGGEPTMKKELFLEVMDRLAVRIPTAEALLLTNGRSFSARPFLEQMLIKCPPHLLVAVPVHGSCPGVHDAVTRSEGSFNQTMKGIHNLLTYRIAVEIRIVVTKMNCDDLLNVAKLICKDFLNVFCVNFISLEVRGNCVRNKEKVYIDAHASFQKSKHAIDYLIQHGIDVGLYNYPLCCVERGYWFLCKKSISPEKVRYTDACERCAAKEYCGGMFVSTLKSMHFCVTPIEFRPSGRSR; via the coding sequence ATGGAATGTTATTTAAGAAATTATCATTTAGGTTACCGGCAGGGGTTTGTTAATCGTGGAAATTTTGTAACAGATCAAGCGGGAGAAGTAATCACAATCAGAGATCATAAGATTGTATTCGGATCGGACCAGACTGTATTCGAACCAGATTCGAGGGCATATGATCGGATATCAGAATGTAATGATGGTGACATCGTAAACATCAGTGAAAATGGAGAATTCTATCGGCAGTTTAACGCATTTGAGGGTGATGCAACTATTTTCATGGGAGGCAACTGTAACTCAAACTGCACGATGTGCCCTTCTTCCAATTATGAGAGACATCAAAAGTATTCGAATAACAGCGATGAATTGTTGAACTTTATAGACATGCTTCCTCAAAATCTGCCTCATTTTGTTGTTACTGGCGGAGAACCGACGATGAAAAAAGAATTGTTTCTCGAAGTAATGGACAGGCTTGCAGTGCGGATCCCGACTGCGGAAGCTTTGCTTTTGACAAACGGCAGATCATTTTCAGCTAGGCCTTTCCTGGAGCAAATGCTGATAAAGTGTCCTCCGCATCTACTGGTGGCGGTTCCCGTCCATGGATCCTGTCCCGGAGTGCATGATGCAGTTACCAGATCAGAAGGAAGCTTTAACCAGACGATGAAGGGAATCCATAATCTGCTTACATATAGAATTGCAGTTGAGATTCGAATCGTGGTGACAAAAATGAACTGTGATGATCTTTTAAACGTCGCAAAACTCATTTGTAAAGATTTTTTAAATGTATTCTGTGTTAATTTTATAAGTCTTGAAGTTCGCGGAAACTGCGTTCGAAACAAAGAAAAAGTCTACATAGATGCTCATGCCTCATTTCAAAAGAGTAAACATGCAATTGACTATTTGATTCAGCATGGAATAGATGTTGGTTTATATAATTATCCTTTGTGCTGCGTGGAAAGAGGGTATTGGTTTCTCTGTAAAAAGAGTATTTCTCCTGAAAAGGTCCGCTATACCGATGCATGTGAACGATGCGCTGCAAAAGAATATTGCGGTGGCATGTTTGTCAGCACTCTGAAAAGTATGCATTTCTGTGTAACGCCAATAGAGTTTCGACCGAGTGGGAGGAGCAGGTGA
- the hxsB gene encoding His-Xaa-Ser system radical SAM maturase HxsB, with the protein MLNHFNFEKRGDKVLLTNDFGKHIFLEQPEFKKLVTNKIEETDACYDCLKDGLFIFDNPMEVFTDENIDAIRGMKGYLFTGTALHIFVVTNVCNMNCIYCQAKDKTSDLSKFMTPETGRRAVDMALQSPVNELTFEFQGGEPLLNFKTIKAMIDYCEERKGSKNVEYTLVSNLIALTDDKLDYLAEHHVSVSTSMDGPQFINDHNRVAKGGLSSYEYMDKGLKKLKERGISSGAIETTTRYSLGYPEEIINAYYEKGLPGIFLRPLTPLGFAQADWETVGYAPDEFLLFYSKAFEKILEINRGGTVFPEILATYFLRKIMNGVAYNYMELRSPCGASMGQMSYYCDGDIYTCDEGRMISETGDHAFRLGNVYENTYQELLENPVCKATALSSVVESLPSCQGCVYQPYCGVCPVVNYAEGKNIFPKQPGGFRCQVYKGILNLIFQKIQEGDWQTMNIFETWIEG; encoded by the coding sequence ATGTTAAATCATTTTAATTTTGAAAAAAGAGGGGATAAAGTATTGCTTACGAATGACTTTGGCAAGCACATATTCCTCGAACAGCCTGAATTTAAGAAACTGGTAACAAACAAAATTGAGGAAACGGATGCGTGTTATGATTGCCTGAAGGACGGTCTTTTTATCTTTGATAATCCCATGGAGGTTTTTACAGATGAGAATATTGATGCGATAAGGGGGATGAAAGGCTATCTGTTTACAGGAACGGCTCTTCATATCTTTGTGGTGACAAATGTGTGTAACATGAATTGTATTTATTGTCAGGCAAAGGATAAGACTTCTGACTTATCAAAGTTTATGACACCTGAAACAGGCCGCCGTGCGGTGGATATGGCACTTCAGTCCCCGGTAAATGAACTTACTTTTGAATTTCAGGGAGGAGAACCTCTTTTAAATTTTAAAACAATAAAAGCCATGATCGATTACTGTGAGGAACGCAAGGGCTCCAAGAATGTGGAGTACACCCTTGTCTCAAATTTGATTGCTTTGACAGACGATAAGCTGGACTATCTGGCCGAACATCATGTTTCTGTGAGTACGTCGATGGACGGTCCTCAATTTATTAATGATCATAACCGTGTTGCAAAAGGCGGACTCAGCAGCTATGAATATATGGATAAGGGACTGAAGAAGCTGAAAGAAAGGGGAATCAGCTCGGGGGCAATAGAAACAACTACAAGATATTCGCTTGGGTATCCGGAAGAGATTATAAATGCCTATTATGAGAAGGGCTTGCCGGGTATCTTTCTCAGGCCGTTGACGCCTCTGGGTTTTGCTCAGGCAGACTGGGAAACAGTTGGCTATGCACCGGATGAATTCTTATTATTTTACAGCAAAGCCTTTGAGAAAATACTGGAAATCAACAGGGGTGGTACAGTATTCCCGGAGATTTTGGCTACTTACTTTTTGAGGAAAATAATGAATGGAGTTGCTTACAATTACATGGAATTACGTTCTCCTTGTGGTGCTTCCATGGGACAAATGAGCTATTATTGCGATGGTGATATCTATACATGTGATGAGGGAAGAATGATCTCAGAAACAGGCGATCATGCATTTCGCCTGGGTAATGTTTACGAGAATACTTATCAGGAACTGCTAGAGAATCCTGTATGCAAGGCGACTGCCTTATCCTCCGTTGTAGAGAGTCTTCCATCCTGTCAGGGCTGTGTGTATCAGCCATATTGTGGGGTCTGTCCTGTTGTGAACTATGCGGAAGGAAAGAATATATTCCCGAAACAGCCGGGGGGATTTCGATGCCAGGTATATAAGGGCATCCTGAACCTGATTTTTCAGAAAATTCAGGAAGGTGATTGGCAGACAATGAATATATTTGAAACTTGGATTGAGGGGTGA